The Gadus chalcogrammus isolate NIFS_2021 chromosome 10, NIFS_Gcha_1.0, whole genome shotgun sequence genome contains a region encoding:
- the LOC130390587 gene encoding neuronal acetylcholine receptor subunit alpha-3-like: MNLAGKLGCVVLVLLAAQGCCSSKGEDRLFRRLFRKYNQFIRPVENVSDPVMVAFQVSISQLVKVDEVNQIMETNLWLRHIWNDYKLKWAPVDYDGIEFIRVPSNKIWRPDIVLYNNAVGDFLVEDKTKALLKFDGTITWVPPAIFKSSCPMDITYFPFDYQNCSMKFGSWTYDKANIDLVLIGSKVNLKDFWESGEWEIIDAPGYKHDIKYNCCVEIYPDITYSFYIRRLPLFYTINLIIPCLLISFLTVLVFYLPSDCGEKVTLCISVLLSLTVFLLVITETIPSTSLVIPLIGEYLLFTMIFVTLSIVITVFVLNVHYRTPMTHTMPAWVRSVFLDVLPRVMFMRRPLDVGCNPPLCALTGLEAGGGGRGRGGGEGAVGGGGGGGGGGGGVDGIRHDSVTVGGIAGGIGGLQLSDGGGVGVSAPAPNVGAVTAVNCLEYRELSKDRSLNRRSNYRGKEVPIPVPPPVVPPLPRNPPSPAEPPEPEPPKPPRTLHAAPSPVSALAALTGISPEIKQAIESVKYIAENMRTRNKAKQVEDDWKYVAMVIDRIFLWVFVTVCVLGTVGLFLQPLISFFK, translated from the exons GCTGCTGTTCATCCAAAGGGGAAGACAGATTGTTTCGGAGGTTGTTCCGAAAGTACAACCAGTTCATCAGACCTGTGGAGAATGTATCAGATCCAGTCATGGTGGCGTTTCAAGTCTCCATATCCCAACTGGTCAAAGTG GATGAGGTCAACCAGATCATGGAGACCAACCTGTGGTTGAGACAT ATCTGGAATGACTACAAGCTGAAATGGGCCCCTGTGGATTATGACGGGATCGAGTTCATTCGAGTTCCTTCGAACAAAATTTGGAGACCAGATATTGTTCTGTACAACAA TGCTGTGGGGGATTTCCTGGTGGAGGACAAGACCAAGGCCCTGCTGAAGTTTGATGGCACCATCACCTGGGTTCCTCCGGCCATATTCAAGTCCTCCTGCCCCATGGACATCACCTACTTCCCCTTCGACTACCAGAACTGCTCCATGAAGTTTGGGTCATGGACCTATGACAAGGCAAACATAGATCTGGTTCTCATTGGTTCTAAG GTGAACCTCAAAGACTTCTGGGAGAGCGGCGAGTGGGAGATCATCGACGCGCCGGGCTACAAGCACGACATCAAGTACAACTGCTGCGTGGAGATCTACCCGGACATCACCTACTCCTTCTACATCCGCCGGCTGCCCCTCTTCTACACCATCAACCTCATCATTCCCTGCCTGCTCATCTCCTTCCTCACCGTGCTGGTCTTCTACCTGCCGTCCGACTGCGGGGAGAAGGTCACACTTTGCATTTCCGTGCTGCTGTCGCTCACCGTATTCCTGCTGGTCATCACTGAGACCATTCCCTCCACCTCGCTGGTCATCCCGCTCATCGGCGAGTACCTCCTCTTCACCATGATCTTTGTCACGCTCAGCATCGTCATCACGGTCTTCGTGCTCAACGTGCACTACCGCACGCCCATGACCCACACCATGCCGGCCTGGGTGCGTTCCGTGTTCCTGGATGTCCTGCCCCGGGTGATGTTCATGAGGCGGCCCCTCGACGTGGGCTGCAACCCCCCCCTCTGCGCCCTCACCgggctggaggcggggggggggggacgaggaagaggaggaggagaaggggcagtag gaggaggaggaggaggaggaggaggaggaggaggagtagatgGCATAAGGCATGACAGTGTGACGGTGGGGGGGATCGCTGGGGGCATAGGGGGGCTGCAGCTCTCGGACGGCGGGGGGGTGGGCGTCTCTGCCCCCGCCCCCAACGTGGGCGCCGTGACGGCGGTGAACTGCCTGGAGTACCGGGAGCTGAGCAAGGACCGCAGCCTGAACAGGAGGAGCAACTACCGCGGGAAGGAGGTGCCCATCCCCGTGCCACCCCCCGTGGTGCCCCCTCTGCCCCGGAACCCCCCAAGCCCAGCGGAACCTCCTGAGCCCGagccccccaagccccccagGACCCTCCacgccgccccctcccccgtcaGCGCCCTGGCGGCACTGACGGGGATCTCCCCTGAGATCAAGCAGGCCATCGAGAGCGTCAAGTACATCGCCGAGAACATGAGGACCAGGAACAAGGCCaagcag gTGGAGGACGACTGGAAGtacgttgccatggtgattgaCAGGATCTTCCTGTGGGTCTTTGTGACGGTGTGTGTCCTCGGGACCGTGGGACTCTTCCTGCAGCCACTCATCAGCTTCTTTAAATGA